In one window of Escherichia coli DSM 30083 = JCM 1649 = ATCC 11775 DNA:
- the fdnG gene encoding formate dehydrogenase-N subunit alpha — MQVSRRQFFKICAGGMAGTTAAALGFAPSVALAETRQYKLLRTRETRNTCTYCSVGCGLLMYSLGDGAKNAKASIFHIEGDPDHPVNRGALCPKGAGLVDFIHSESRLKFPEYRAPGSDKWQQISWEEAFDRIAKLMKEDRDANYIAQNAEGVTVNRWLSTGMLCASASSNETGYLTQKFSRALGMLAVDNQARVUHGPTVASLAPTFGRGAMTNHWVDIKNANLVVVMGGNAAEAHPVGFRWAMEAKIHNGAKLIVIDPRFTRTAAVADYYAPIRSGTDIAFLSGVLLYLLNNEKFNREYTEAYTNASLIVREDYGFEDGLFTGYDAEKRKYDKSTWTYELDENGFAKRDTTLQHPRCVWNLLKQHVSRYTPDVVENICGTPKDAFLKVCEYIAETSAHDKTASFLYALGWTQHSIGAQNIRTMAMIQLLLGNMGMAGGGVNALRGHSNIQGLTDLGLLSQSLPGYMTLPSEKQTDLQTYLTANTPKPLLEGQVNYWGNYPKFFVSMMKAFFGDKATAENSWGFDWLPKWDKGYDVLQYFEMMKEGKVNGYICQGFNPVASFPNKNKVIGCLSKLKFLVTIDPLNTETSNFWQNHGELNEVDSSKIQTEVFRLPSTCFAEENGSIVNSGRWLQWHWKGADAPGIALTDGEILSGIFLRLRKMYAEQGGANPDQVLNMTWNYAIPHEPSSEEVAMESNGKALADITDPATGAVIVKKGQQLSSFAQLRDDGTTSCGCWIFAGSWTPEGNQMARRDNADPSGLGNTLGWAWAWPLNRRILYNRASADPQGNPWDPKRQLLKWDGTKWTGWDIPDYSAAPPGSGVGPFIMQQEGMGRLFALDKMAEGPFPEHYEPFETPLGTNPLHPNVISNPAARIFKDDAEALGKADKFPYVGTTYRLTEHFHYWTKHALLNAILQPEQFVEIGESLANKLGIAQGDTVKVSSNRGYIKAKAVVTKRIRTLKANGKDIDTIGIPIHWGYEGVAKKGFIANTLTPFVGDANTQTPEFKSFLVNVEKV; from the coding sequence ATGCAGGTCAGCAGAAGGCAGTTCTTTAAGATCTGCGCTGGCGGTATGGCAGGCACCACGGCAGCGGCACTGGGTTTTGCACCCAGCGTAGCACTCGCGGAAACCCGGCAGTATAAACTGCTGCGCACCCGCGAAACCCGTAATACCTGCACCTATTGTTCCGTAGGCTGTGGGCTGTTGATGTACAGCCTCGGTGACGGAGCAAAAAACGCCAAAGCATCTATCTTCCATATCGAAGGTGACCCGGATCACCCGGTCAACCGCGGAGCACTTTGTCCGAAAGGCGCTGGCCTGGTGGATTTCATCCACTCCGAAAGCCGTCTGAAGTTTCCGGAATACCGTGCGCCAGGTTCTGATAAATGGCAACAAATCAGTTGGGAAGAGGCGTTTGATCGCATCGCCAAACTGATGAAAGAAGACCGCGATGCTAACTACATTGCGCAAAACGCCGAAGGCGTGACTGTTAACCGCTGGCTCTCCACCGGGATGCTGTGTGCTTCCGCGTCGAGTAACGAAACCGGCTATTTAACGCAAAAATTCTCCCGCGCGCTGGGTATGCTCGCGGTCGACAACCAGGCGCGTGTCTGACACGGACCAACGGTAGCAAGTCTTGCTCCAACATTTGGTCGCGGTGCGATGACCAACCACTGGGTCGACATCAAGAATGCCAACCTCGTCGTGGTGATGGGCGGTAACGCCGCTGAAGCTCACCCGGTCGGGTTCCGCTGGGCGATGGAAGCCAAAATTCACAACGGCGCAAAGCTGATTGTTATCGATCCTCGCTTTACACGTACAGCGGCGGTGGCTGACTACTATGCCCCTATCCGTTCCGGTACTGACATTGCTTTCCTGTCAGGCGTATTGCTGTACCTGCTGAACAATGAAAAATTCAACCGCGAATACACCGAAGCCTATACCAACGCCAGCCTGATCGTGCGTGAGGATTACGGCTTTGAAGATGGCCTGTTCACCGGCTACGACGCGGAAAAACGCAAGTACGATAAGTCCACCTGGACTTACGAACTGGACGAAAACGGCTTCGCCAAACGTGATACAACCCTGCAACATCCACGTTGCGTGTGGAACTTGCTGAAACAGCACGTTTCCCGTTATACGCCAGATGTGGTTGAAAACATCTGCGGTACGCCAAAAGACGCGTTCCTGAAAGTCTGCGAATACATCGCCGAAACCAGTGCTCACGATAAAACAGCGTCGTTCCTCTACGCCCTCGGCTGGACGCAACACTCCATTGGTGCGCAAAACATTCGTACGATGGCGATGATCCAGCTGCTGCTCGGCAACATGGGGATGGCAGGCGGCGGCGTTAACGCCCTGCGCGGTCACTCCAATATTCAGGGGCTGACGGACCTGGGGCTACTGTCGCAGAGTCTGCCAGGTTACATGACGCTGCCAAGCGAGAAGCAGACCGATCTGCAAACTTACCTTACCGCCAACACGCCGAAACCACTGCTGGAAGGCCAGGTTAACTACTGGGGCAACTACCCGAAATTCTTCGTCTCTATGATGAAGGCATTCTTTGGTGATAAAGCGACGGCGGAAAATAGCTGGGGCTTTGACTGGTTGCCGAAGTGGGATAAAGGCTACGACGTCCTGCAATACTTCGAGATGATGAAAGAAGGCAAGGTCAATGGCTATATCTGCCAGGGCTTTAACCCTGTTGCCTCATTCCCGAACAAAAACAAAGTGATCGGCTGTCTGTCGAAGCTGAAATTCCTCGTGACTATCGACCCGCTGAACACTGAAACCTCTAACTTCTGGCAGAACCACGGTGAGCTGAACGAAGTTGACTCGTCGAAGATCCAGACCGAAGTGTTCCGTCTACCATCGACCTGCTTCGCGGAAGAGAACGGTTCTATCGTTAACTCAGGTCGCTGGTTACAGTGGCACTGGAAAGGTGCGGACGCCCCGGGGATTGCGCTGACTGATGGCGAGATCCTCTCCGGTATCTTCCTGCGCTTGCGCAAGATGTATGCCGAACAGGGTGGCGCGAACCCGGACCAGGTGCTGAACATGACCTGGAACTACGCCATTCCGCATGAGCCATCTTCAGAAGAAGTGGCAATGGAGAGCAACGGCAAAGCGCTGGCCGATATTACCGACCCGGCAACCGGTGCGGTTATCGTCAAGAAAGGCCAACAACTTAGCTCGTTCGCCCAACTGCGCGATGACGGCACAACTTCCTGTGGCTGCTGGATTTTCGCCGGTAGCTGGACGCCGGAAGGCAACCAGATGGCGCGTCGTGATAACGCCGATCCGTCTGGCCTCGGTAACACGCTGGGCTGGGCATGGGCATGGCCGCTTAACCGCCGCATTCTGTATAACCGCGCCTCCGCAGATCCGCAGGGTAACCCGTGGGATCCGAAGCGTCAGTTGCTGAAATGGGACGGCACTAAGTGGACCGGCTGGGATATTCCGGATTACAGCGCAGCGCCTCCGGGCAGCGGCGTAGGGCCGTTTATCATGCAGCAGGAAGGCATGGGACGTCTGTTTGCCCTCGATAAGATGGCGGAAGGTCCGTTCCCGGAACACTACGAGCCGTTTGAAACGCCGCTGGGAACTAACCCGCTGCATCCAAACGTTATCTCGAATCCGGCGGCGCGTATCTTTAAAGACGATGCCGAAGCATTAGGTAAAGCCGATAAGTTCCCGTATGTCGGAACCACCTATCGTCTGACCGAGCACTTCCACTACTGGACCAAACACGCGCTGTTGAACGCGATTTTGCAACCAGAGCAGTTTGTGGAAATCGGGGAGTCGCTGGCGAATAAACTTGGCATTGCCCAGGGCGATACTGTGAAAGTCTCCTCCAACCGTGGCTATATCAAAGCCAAAGCGGTAGTGACCAAACGTATTCGCACGCTGAAAGCAAACGGCAAAGATATCGATACCATCGGTATTCCTATTCACTGGGGCTATGAAGGTGTTGCGAAAAAAGGCTTTATTGCCAATACGTTGACGCCATTCGTCGGTGATGCGAACACGCAGACGCCGGAGTTTAAGTCCTTCCTTGTGAATGTGGAAAAGGTGTAA
- the dtd gene encoding D-aminoacyl-tRNA deacylase, which produces MIALIQRVTRASVTVEGEVTGEIGAGLLVLLGVEKDDDEQKANRLCERVLGYRIFSDAEGKMNLNVQQAGGSVLVVSQFTLAADTERGMRPSFSKGASPDRAEALYDYFVERCRQQEMNTQTGRFAADMQVSLVNDGPVTFWLQV; this is translated from the coding sequence ATGATTGCATTAATTCAACGCGTAACCCGTGCCAGCGTCACCGTGGAGGGAGAAGTGACGGGTGAAATTGGCGCGGGACTTTTGGTGTTATTGGGTGTCGAAAAGGATGACGACGAACAGAAAGCAAACCGTCTGTGCGAGCGTGTGCTCGGCTACCGCATCTTTAGCGATGCCGAAGGCAAGATGAATCTCAACGTGCAACAGGCGGGCGGCAGTGTACTGGTGGTTTCCCAGTTTACCCTTGCCGCAGATACCGAACGGGGGATGCGCCCAAGTTTCTCCAAAGGCGCATCACCGGATCGCGCGGAGGCGTTATATGACTATTTCGTCGAACGCTGCCGTCAGCAAGAGATGAACACGCAAACAGGACGCTTCGCTGCGGATATGCAGGTATCGCTGGTCAATGATGGCCCCGTGACATTCTGGTTGCAGGTATGA
- the yiiE gene encoding CopG family transcriptional regulator → MAMNTVFLHLSEEAIKRLNKLRGWRKVSRSAILREAVEQYLERQQFPVRKAKGGRQRDEAVGVEELCKQHKE, encoded by the coding sequence ATGGCGATGAATACGGTTTTTCTTCATTTATCAGAAGAGGCAATTAAACGGCTGAACAAGCTTCGGGGATGGCGTAAGGTTTCGCGCTCTGCAATTTTACGCGAAGCGGTAGAGCAATATCTGGAGCGGCAGCAATTTCCGGTGCGTAAGGCAAAAGGCGGCAGGCAAAGGGACGAGGCAGTTGGTGTTGAAGAACTATGTAAGCAGCATAAGGAATGA
- the nadS gene encoding NadS family protein has translation MDKALFERLTHSMAQMNEIIEGTRQPSRTFEVDAMKIKEIRRASGLSQSKFADLISVSVDTLRNWEQGRRSPTGPAKALLRAIANDPQHVLQALNR, from the coding sequence ATGGATAAGGCACTTTTTGAGCGGTTGACTCACAGCATGGCCCAGATGAATGAAATTATTGAAGGAACGCGACAGCCTTCACGGACTTTTGAAGTTGATGCTATGAAAATCAAAGAAATACGCCGCGCTTCAGGGTTGTCACAATCTAAATTTGCCGATCTTATTTCCGTAAGCGTAGACACGTTGCGTAACTGGGAGCAGGGGCGACGTTCACCGACCGGGCCTGCAAAGGCTTTGCTGCGAGCGATTGCCAATGATCCGCAACATGTGCTGCAAGCACTTAACCGTTAG
- the fdoH gene encoding formate dehydrogenase O subunit beta produces MAYQSQDIIRRSATNGLTPAPQARDFQEEVAKLIDVTTCIGCKACQVACSEWNDIRDTVGNNIGVYDNPNDLSAKSWTVMRFSEVEQNDKLEWLIRKDGCMHCSDPGCLKACPAEGAIIQYANGIVDFQSEQCIGCGYCIAGCPFDIPRLNPEDNRVYKCTLCVDRVVVGQEPACVKTCPTGAIHFGTKESMKTLASERVAELKTRGYDNAGLYDPAGVGGTHVMYVLHHADKPNLYHGLPENPEISETVKFWKGIWKPLAAVGFAATFAASIFHYVGVGPNRADEEENNLHEEKDEERK; encoded by the coding sequence ATGGCTTATCAATCGCAAGATATCATTCGTCGTTCCGCGACTAACGGTCTGACCCCCGCGCCTCAGGCGCGGGACTTCCAGGAAGAAGTGGCGAAACTCATCGACGTTACCACCTGTATCGGCTGTAAAGCCTGTCAGGTGGCGTGTTCAGAGTGGAACGACATTCGCGATACCGTCGGCAATAACATTGGGGTGTACGACAACCCCAATGATTTAAGTGCCAAATCGTGGACGGTGATGCGATTCTCGGAAGTGGAGCAGAACGACAAACTGGAATGGCTGATCCGCAAAGACGGCTGTATGCACTGTTCCGATCCAGGCTGCCTGAAAGCGTGCCCGGCGGAAGGGGCAATTATTCAGTATGCCAACGGTATCGTCGACTTCCAGTCCGAGCAGTGCATCGGCTGCGGTTATTGCATTGCGGGCTGTCCGTTCGACATTCCGCGCCTCAACCCGGAAGACAACCGCGTCTACAAATGTACGCTGTGCGTTGACCGCGTGGTGGTTGGGCAAGAACCGGCCTGCGTGAAGACCTGCCCAACGGGCGCGATTCACTTCGGTACGAAAGAGTCGATGAAAACGCTGGCGAGCGAGCGCGTGGCGGAGCTGAAAACCCGTGGTTACGACAATGCGGGTTTGTACGACCCGGCAGGCGTCGGTGGTACACATGTTATGTACGTGCTGCACCATGCTGACAAGCCAAATCTGTATCATGGCTTGCCGGAGAACCCGGAAATCAGCGAAACCGTGAAATTCTGGAAAGGCATCTGGAAACCGCTCGCAGCTGTTGGCTTTGCGGCTACCTTCGCAGCCAGTATCTTCCACTACGTGGGTGTCGGTCCGAACCGTGCGGATGAGGAAGAGAATAATCTGCACGAAGAGAAAGACGAGGAGCGCAAATGA
- a CDS encoding alpha/beta hydrolase — MALEKGIAELVEEFIAAGRPSSRQQSITQRREGYIASAVLAGETETRVDIQTIELEGMTLRIVSPLNAPTLLPTIIYYYGGCFVSGGFATHDNQLRQLAYYGQCRIIAVQYRLAPEHTFPAAHDDAQRGAELVRQHAERLGVDKQRITLAGDSAGGHLALVTALRLKRAGEWQPAQLILIYPMLDATAHFESYIRNGHDYIITRDTLLSGFEMYLPGIERRHPEASPIWRNDFNGLPPVHIITAEYDPLCDEGEALYHRMTGQGVQCTCQRYLGVIHGFFQLGGISEAARSALRDVAWRAGR; from the coding sequence ATGGCACTGGAAAAAGGAATTGCAGAGTTAGTCGAAGAGTTTATCGCTGCGGGTCGCCCCTCATCGCGCCAACAAAGTATTACGCAGCGCAGAGAGGGCTATATCGCCAGCGCTGTTCTTGCGGGTGAGACAGAAACGCGGGTAGATATTCAGACTATCGAACTTGAAGGGATGACCTTACGAATAGTGTCACCGCTGAATGCCCCGACATTACTCCCGACGATAATTTATTACTACGGTGGCTGTTTTGTTAGCGGCGGGTTCGCAACTCACGACAACCAGCTGCGCCAGTTAGCCTATTACGGGCAATGTCGGATTATTGCCGTCCAGTATCGGCTGGCACCGGAACATACTTTCCCCGCCGCCCATGATGATGCACAACGAGGTGCAGAATTAGTCCGGCAACACGCCGAACGACTCGGCGTTGATAAACAACGAATAACTCTTGCCGGTGACAGTGCGGGAGGGCATCTGGCGCTGGTAACTGCTTTGCGATTGAAGCGTGCTGGCGAGTGGCAACCAGCACAACTCATCTTAATTTATCCTATGCTTGATGCGACTGCGCATTTCGAAAGCTACATACGCAATGGTCACGATTACATCATCACACGCGACACTTTACTGAGCGGCTTTGAGATGTACCTGCCAGGCATTGAACGCAGGCATCCTGAAGCCAGCCCTATTTGGCGCAATGATTTCAATGGCTTGCCACCTGTACATATCATTACCGCTGAATACGACCCACTTTGCGATGAAGGTGAAGCGTTGTATCACCGCATGACAGGGCAAGGAGTGCAATGCACCTGCCAACGCTACCTTGGCGTTATCCACGGATTTTTTCAGTTAGGTGGTATCAGTGAGGCTGCGCGATCGGCGCTACGGGATGTTGCCTGGAGAGCGGGAAGGTAA
- the fabY gene encoding fatty acid biosynthesis protein FabY, with translation MYHLRVPQTEEELERYYQFRWEMLRKPLHQPKGSERDAWDAMAHHQMVVDEQGNLVAVGRLYINADNEASIRFMAVHPDVQDKGLGTLMAMTLESVARQEGVKRVTCSAREDAVEFFAKLGFVNQGEITTPTTTPIRHFLMIKPVATLDDILHRGDWCAQLQQAWYEHIPLSEKMGVRIQQYTGQKFITTMPETGNQNPHHTLFAGSLFSLATLTGWGLIWLMLRERHLGGTIILADAHIRYSKPISGKPHAVADLGALSGDLDRLARGRKARVQMQVEIFGDETPGAVFEGTYIVLPAKPFGPYEEGGNEEE, from the coding sequence ATGTATCACCTTCGGGTTCCACAAACAGAAGAAGAATTAGAGCGTTACTATCAGTTTCGCTGGGAAATGTTGCGTAAGCCCCTGCATCAACCAAAAGGTTCGGAACGCGACGCGTGGGATGCGATGGCGCATCACCAGATGGTCGTCGACGAGCAGGGTAATCTGGTAGCGGTAGGCCGACTGTATATTAATGCCGACAATGAAGCGTCCATTCGCTTTATGGCCGTTCATCCCGACGTGCAGGACAAAGGGTTAGGCACGCTGATGGCGATGACCCTGGAGTCGGTGGCACGTCAGGAAGGCGTTAAGCGCGTGACCTGTAGCGCCCGTGAAGACGCGGTGGAGTTTTTCGCCAAGCTGGGGTTTGTTAATCAGGGTGAAATCACCACGCCAACCACCACGCCGATTCGCCATTTTTTGATGATAAAACCTGTTGCCACTCTGGATGATATTCTTCATCGCGGCGACTGGTGCGCCCAGCTCCAGCAAGCGTGGTATGAACACATCCCGCTGAGTGAAAAAATGGGTGTGCGCATTCAGCAATATACCGGGCAAAAATTTATCACCACCATGCCGGAAACAGGCAATCAGAATCCGCATCACACGCTGTTTGCCGGGAGTTTATTCTCGCTGGCAACGCTCACTGGTTGGGGGCTTATCTGGCTGATGCTGCGCGAACGCCACCTCGGCGGAACGATTATTCTGGCGGATGCGCATATCCGCTATAGCAAACCGATTAGCGGAAAACCCCATGCGGTAGCCGACCTTGGTGCCTTAAGTGGCGATCTCGACCGTCTGGCGCGCGGACGAAAAGCACGGGTGCAGATGCAAGTAGAAATCTTTGGCGACGAGACGCCGGGTGCAGTGTTTGAAGGCACGTATATCGTTCTGCCCGCGAAGCCATTTGGTCCGTATGAAGAGGGCGGAAACGAAGAAGAGTAG
- a CDS encoding carbohydrate porin, which produces MKKSTLSLAIGLLLACSTGMAKTQHLTLEQRMALLEERLEAAEMRAAKAEGQVKQLQTQQAAEIREIKTAQGNTPVNGQSTTESEKKNATPPNLLLSGYGDLKIYGDVEFNMDAESNHGLLAMTNADVNSDPTNEQWNLNGRILLGFDGMRKLDNGYFAGFSAQPLGDMHGSVNIDDAVFFFGKENDWKVKVGRFEAYDMFPLNQDTFVEHSGNTANDLYDDGSGYIYMMKEGRGRSNAGGNFLVSKQLDNWYFELNTLLEDGTSLYNDGNYHGRDMEQQKNVAYLRPVIAWSPTEEFTVSAAMEANVVNNAYGYTDSKGNFVDQSDRTGYGMSMTWNGLKTDPENGIVVNLNTAYLDANNEKDFTAGINALWKRFELGYIYAHNKIDEFSGVVCDNDCWIDDEGTYNIHTIHASYQFANVMDMENFNIYLGTYYSILDSDGDKIHGDDSDDRYGARVRFKYFF; this is translated from the coding sequence ATGAAAAAATCGACATTATCTTTAGCCATCGGTTTATTATTGGCATGTAGTACCGGTATGGCAAAAACACAGCATTTAACGCTGGAACAACGCATGGCATTGCTGGAAGAACGCCTGGAAGCGGCAGAAATGCGGGCAGCAAAAGCAGAGGGGCAGGTTAAACAGCTTCAGACACAACAAGCCGCCGAGATCCGCGAAATTAAAACCGCACAGGGCAACACGCCGGTAAACGGTCAATCAACGACGGAGTCAGAGAAGAAAAACGCCACCCCGCCTAATCTCCTGCTTTCAGGGTATGGCGATTTAAAAATCTACGGTGACGTCGAATTTAATATGGATGCGGAAAGTAATCATGGCCTGCTGGCAATGACCAACGCTGATGTGAATAGCGATCCCACTAATGAACAGTGGAATCTCAATGGTCGTATTCTGTTAGGTTTTGATGGTATGCGAAAACTGGATAATGGCTATTTCGCTGGGTTCTCCGCACAACCGCTGGGGGATATGCACGGTTCAGTAAATATCGATGATGCGGTTTTCTTCTTTGGCAAAGAAAACGACTGGAAGGTCAAAGTAGGCCGTTTTGAAGCCTACGATATGTTCCCGCTGAATCAGGATACCTTTGTTGAACATTCCGGTAATACTGCGAACGATCTTTATGACGATGGCAGCGGTTATATCTATATGATGAAAGAGGGCCGCGGACGTTCTAACGCTGGCGGTAATTTCCTCGTCAGCAAACAACTCGATAACTGGTATTTTGAATTAAACACGTTACTGGAAGACGGAACATCTTTATATAACGACGGTAATTATCATGGACGCGATATGGAACAGCAGAAAAATGTTGCTTATCTGCGTCCGGTAATTGCCTGGTCGCCGACGGAAGAATTCACCGTTTCCGCAGCGATGGAAGCGAATGTGGTAAATAATGCTTATGGTTATACCGATAGCAAGGGTAATTTTGTCGATCAGTCCGATCGTACCGGTTATGGCATGAGTATGACCTGGAATGGCCTGAAAACCGATCCGGAAAATGGCATCGTGGTTAATCTTAATACCGCCTATTTAGATGCTAATAATGAAAAAGATTTCACGGCAGGGATTAACGCGCTGTGGAAACGTTTCGAGCTGGGTTATATCTATGCACATAATAAGATTGATGAATTTAGTGGCGTGGTTTGTGATAACGATTGCTGGATTGATGATGAAGGAACATACAACATTCACACCATTCATGCGTCTTATCAGTTCGCTAATGTGATGGATATGGAGAACTTTAATATTTACCTCGGCACGTATTACTCCATTCTGGATAGCGACGGCGATAAGATACACGGCGACGATAGTGATGACCGTTACGGCGCACGCGTTCGCTTTAAATACTTCTTCTGA
- the fdhD gene encoding formate dehydrogenase accessory sulfurtransferase FdhD has protein sequence MKKTQQKEIENVTNITGVRQIELWRRDDLQHPRLDEVAEEVPVALVYNGISHVVMMASPKDLEYFALGFSLSEGIIESPRDIFGMDVVPSCNGLEVQIELSSRRFMGLKERRRALAGRTGCGVCGVEQLNDIGKPVQPLPFTQTFDLNKLDDALRHLNDFQPVGQLTGCTHAAAWMLPSGELVGGHEDVGRHVALDKLLGRRSQEGESWQQGAVLVSSRASYEMVQKSAMCGVEILFAVSAATTLAVEVAERCNLTLVGFCKPGRATVYTHPQRLSN, from the coding sequence GTGAAAAAAACACAGCAAAAAGAAATCGAGAATGTGACAAATATCACAGGTGTTCGTCAAATTGAGTTATGGCGGCGTGATGATTTACAACACCCACGGTTAGATGAGGTGGCGGAAGAAGTTCCCGTTGCGCTGGTCTACAACGGCATTTCGCACGTGGTGATGATGGCGTCGCCCAAAGACCTTGAGTACTTTGCGCTCGGTTTTTCGCTTTCCGAAGGAATTATCGAAAGCCCGCGCGATATCTTCGGCATGGATGTCGTTCCTTCCTGTAATGGCCTGGAAGTACAAATTGAGCTTTCCAGCCGCCGCTTTATGGGGTTGAAGGAACGCCGCCGGGCGCTGGCGGGACGTACGGGCTGTGGCGTATGCGGTGTAGAACAGCTTAACGATATCGGTAAACCGGTGCAGCCGCTGCCGTTCACCCAGACGTTTGATCTCAACAAACTGGATGATGCATTACGTCATCTCAATGATTTCCAGCCAGTGGGGCAACTGACTGGTTGTACTCACGCCGCTGCATGGATGTTGCCATCTGGCGAACTGGTCGGCGGGCATGAAGACGTGGGTCGCCATGTGGCGCTGGACAAACTGTTAGGCCGCCGGTCACAAGAAGGGGAAAGCTGGCAGCAAGGTGCGGTGCTGGTTTCCAGCCGTGCCAGTTATGAAATGGTGCAAAAGTCGGCGATGTGCGGCGTAGAGATTTTGTTTGCGGTGTCTGCCGCGACCACACTTGCTGTAGAAGTGGCTGAGCGCTGTAATCTGACGCTGGTGGGCTTTTGTAAACCGGGTCGGGCAACGGTTTATACCCATCCGCAGCGTTTGAGCAATTAA
- the fdoI gene encoding formate dehydrogenase cytochrome b556 subunit produces MKRRDTIVRYTAPERINHWITAFCFILAAVSGLGFLFPSFNWLMQIMGTPQLARILHPFVSVVMFASFIIMFFRYWHHNLINRDDIFWAKNIRKIVVNEEVGDTGRYNFGQKCVFWAAIIFLVLLLVSGVIIWRPYFAPAFSIPVIRFALMLHSFAAVALIVVIMVHIYAALWVKGTITAMVEGWVTSAWAKKHHPRWYREVRKTTEKKAE; encoded by the coding sequence ATGAAACGACGTGACACCATCGTGCGCTACACCGCGCCGGAACGTATCAACCACTGGATCACCGCCTTCTGCTTCATCCTGGCGGCGGTGAGCGGGCTGGGCTTTTTGTTCCCGTCCTTCAACTGGTTGATGCAAATCATGGGCACACCGCAGCTGGCGCGCATTCTGCACCCGTTTGTCAGCGTGGTTATGTTTGCCTCGTTCATCATCATGTTTTTCCGTTACTGGCATCACAACCTAATCAATCGGGATGATATCTTTTGGGCGAAGAATATTCGTAAGATCGTCGTCAACGAGGAAGTAGGTGACACCGGGCGTTATAACTTCGGTCAGAAATGCGTTTTCTGGGCGGCGATTATTTTCCTGGTCCTGTTGCTGGTGAGCGGCGTGATTATCTGGCGTCCTTATTTTGCGCCTGCTTTCTCAATCCCGGTGATCCGATTCGCGTTAATGCTGCATTCATTTGCCGCAGTGGCGTTAATTGTGGTTATCATGGTGCATATCTACGCCGCCCTTTGGGTGAAAGGCACGATTACCGCCATGGTGGAAGGATGGGTGACCAGCGCATGGGCAAAGAAACATCACCCGCGCTGGTACCGTGAGGTCCGCAAGACAACGGAAAAGAAAGCTGAATGA
- the fdhE gene encoding formate dehydrogenase accessory protein FdhE, which produces MSIRIIPQDELGSSEKRTADMIPPLLFPRLKNLYNRRAERLRELAENNPLGDYLRFAALIAHAQEVVLYDHPLEMDLTTRIKEASAQGKPPLDIHVLPRDKHWQKLLMALIAELKPEMSGPALAVIENLEKASTQELEDMASALFASDFSSVSSDKAPFIWAALSLYWAQMANLIPGKARAEYGEQRQYCPVCGSMPVSSMVQIGTTQGLRYLHCNLCETEWHVVRVKCSNCEQSGKLHYWSLDDEQAAIKAESCDDCGTYLKILYQEKEPKVEAVADDLASLVLDARMEQEGYARSSINPFLFPGEGE; this is translated from the coding sequence ATGAGTATTCGCATAATCCCGCAAGATGAGCTGGGTTCGAGCGAGAAACGTACGGCGGATATGATTCCGCCGTTATTGTTCCCTCGGCTCAAGAATTTATACAACCGCCGCGCCGAGCGTCTGCGCGAGCTGGCAGAAAATAATCCGCTGGGTGATTACCTGCGCTTTGCTGCGCTTATCGCCCACGCCCAGGAAGTGGTGCTGTACGACCATCCGCTGGAGATGGATCTGACCACGCGCATTAAAGAAGCCAGCGCACAAGGCAAGCCCCCGCTGGATATTCACGTTCTGCCGCGTGATAAGCACTGGCAAAAGCTGCTGATGGCGCTGATTGCTGAGCTGAAACCTGAAATGAGCGGCCCGGCGCTGGCAGTGATTGAGAATCTGGAGAAGGCATCGACTCAGGAGCTGGAAGATATGGCCAGCGCACTGTTTGCCTCTGATTTCTCGTCCGTCAGCAGCGATAAAGCGCCGTTTATCTGGGCTGCGCTGTCGCTCTACTGGGCGCAGATGGCTAATCTGATCCCCGGCAAAGCCCGCGCTGAATACGGCGAACAACGTCAATATTGCCCGGTATGTGGCTCTATGCCGGTGTCCAGCATGGTGCAAATTGGCACCACTCAGGGTCTGCGTTACCTGCACTGCAACCTGTGTGAAACTGAATGGCACGTAGTGCGCGTAAAATGCAGCAACTGTGAACAAAGCGGCAAACTGCATTACTGGTCGCTGGATGACGAACAGGCCGCGATTAAAGCCGAAAGCTGCGATGACTGCGGCACTTACCTGAAGATTCTTTATCAGGAAAAAGAACCGAAAGTTGAAGCCGTGGCAGATGACCTCGCCTCTCTGGTACTGGACGCGCGAATGGAGCAAGAAGGCTATGCCCGTAGTTCCATTAACCCGTTCCTGTTTCCGGGTGAAGGGGAGTAA